From the genome of Flavobacterium sediminis:
TAGAGGAGATGAGGCTTTTACCAATTTTACCAAAATGATCGAAGTACGAAACGCTGAAATGCCTGATATGTTATTGGGAATAGGTACGATTAAAAACATTGACCAAGCCAAACAATATTTCAACGCAGGCGCTGATTTCTTTATCAGTCCTGGATTTGTACCGGAAGTAGCAGCGTTTTTGATTAGCAATAACGTTCTGTACAGTCCGGGATGTATGACACCAACGGATATTATTGCTGCTGAAAATGCAGGAGTAACCTTCATTAAATTGTTCCCGGGAAATGTTTTAGGTCCGGGATTTATGAGCGCTATTAAAGATGTTTTTCCAAAATTGTTGTTCATGCCTACAGGTGGTGTGGATACCACTCAAGAAAGCATTGAAAGTTGGTTTAACGCTGGTGTTTCGGCAGTAGGAATGGGAAGCAAATTAATTAGTAAAAAATTAATGAAAGATAAAGACTATAATACCATTGAGGTGGAAACCCAAAAAGTACTGGCTTTAGTCGAGTCAATCAAACGAAAATAAATACAAAAATAAATAAAACTTCAATTCTATTTTTTAGGATTGGCTACCAAAAACAAATAAAATATGAGTAATTCAACTCCGAAACGGGCAACAAATTTTAGATGGGTCATTTGCGGTCTTTTGTTTGTTGCAACAACGATAAATTATTTAGACCGACAAGTACTTTCGCTAACTTGGAAAGATTTTATTGCACCGGAATTTCATTGGACAAACAACGATTACGGAAACATCACTGCATTATTCTCAATATTTTATGCGGTTTCCTTATTGTTTGCCGGACGTTTTGTCGATTTTATGGATACCAAAAAAGGTTTCCTTTGGTCAATCGGAGTTTGGT
Proteins encoded in this window:
- a CDS encoding beta/alpha barrel domain-containing protein; this encodes MNKVQKVSEAIVKQGVLPLYFNADENVTIEILRAIYRGGIRAVEYTNRGDEAFTNFTKMIEVRNAEMPDMLLGIGTIKNIDQAKQYFNAGADFFISPGFVPEVAAFLISNNVLYSPGCMTPTDIIAAENAGVTFIKLFPGNVLGPGFMSAIKDVFPKLLFMPTGGVDTTQESIESWFNAGVSAVGMGSKLISKKLMKDKDYNTIEVETQKVLALVESIKRK